GGACAGCGTTTCGCCGTTAATCCAATCTTGTGTGCCAGCGAATGGAGCAGGCCGGGTGTGTCTGTCATTGAGCTGCGATCCATGCGGTGCGTCCGAGTTCTACAATCTGCTTTTCGAAATCCGCATGCTGTTCCAAGTCATTCCTTTCGTCCAGGCCCCGGAAAACCGTCGGGGTGTTCAGGGTGAAATTGAAGCTGTTCAGGAAATACTTGAGAGTGACTTTCGCTCCATCAAAGAGTGTGTCGCCGGTAGGCCGTCCCGCATGCAGCACAGCGTGTGCCGTCCGTTTCGGAAGGCCTGCCATCCATGGTTCACCCAGTTGTTTCGCCGCCCAGAATTGCTGACTCCGGTCAATCCACGTCTTGAACAGGGACGGAAGATGATAAAAATAAATGGGCGAGGCAAAGAATGCGGTCCTGGCCGTGAGCAGCGGCTCGAACATGTCGTACGCTTCATCCTGCTGGCCGAGTACGCATCGTGCTCTGCCTTCCTTGAATTCGGCTTCTTCGCAGTAACCGCAAGCCAGACAGGCCATGACTGAGTGATTGCGAATATAGATGATTTTGGCATTTCCACCGGCTTCGCTCACTCCCTGCGCCAGCAGGGTGGCAGTTCTGTCCGAGTTGCCGCCGCGTCGGTGGCTGCATGCATAGATCACGCTTTCGTTCATGCGTCCTCTTTATCGAAAAGGGGTTTTTTGCGGGTCATCCGTGCCACTACATGATCTTCATGTTCTTCGAAGGTGAAGTTCCAGTCCGGGAAGATGTGTTCCTCATGGCGCACTTGAGCCGCTCCTTTGAGAGAAACCCAGGCTTCGATGGCATCAGCTTTGGCGAAACGGAGATACCAACCTATCTCCAGTCCCACACCTCAACACTTGTCGCGGATATCCACGAGAATCGGTTGGCTCATTTAGAACTCCGAGAAGAACGGGTTGTGGTTTTTTTCATCCGAAACAGTGGTCTCCGGACCGTGACCTGACAATAACCTTGTTGCGGGCGGCAGGGTGAATATGTGCTCGGTCACCGAACGTTTGAGTACCTCCAGGTCGCCGCCGGGAAAGTCTGTGCGCCCGATGGACCTGTAGAAAATTAGATCGCCGACAAAGGCGGCTTCGGCTTCAGGAAAGTAGAAAGTCAAGCTGCCTCTGGAGTGCCCCGGCGTATGGAAAATGGTGCAGTCAAAACCGGCAAACCGTGTTTCTCCCGCCTCAACATCCTGCCATTCATAGGTGTCCAGAGGCGGCAGGCCCATGTCTCCTCCTTTGCCAAGCCAGGAGTCCAGCAGGTCGGCGTCTTTTTCACAGCACAAGATCGGTGCGCCGGTGACCTCTGACAATTCCCTGTTGCCTGCGGTGTGATCAAAGTGCAGGTGAGTGTTCAGGATGTGAGTTACCTTAAGGTTATTAGCCTTGAGATACTGTACGATTTCAGCTGGATTTCCGCCGGGATCAATCACCACGGCTTCCTTGTCACCTGCCAGGACGTAGCAGTTTGTTTGGAGCGGGCCGAGATTAAATACTTCAATAACCATTAGAATTCCTCCAGCATGAGTTCAGACAGGTCTTTGCGCGTGGAACTTCCCTTCTGATCGGGATGTCCGAGGGCGATGACAGCCTGGAGTTCGTAGGTTTCAGGGGAGAGGTTCAGTGCCCCCAGAGATGTCGCCTGATCGTTGACTATCTGACCGAGCCAGACTGTGCCTATGCCGAGCGCATGGGCGGCGAGCAGCATGTTCTGGATGCAGGCCCCGGCTCCTTGGTGATCTTTCATTTCACTATACATGGCCTCTTTTTCAAGCATGACACAGATGCATGCAGCAGAAGCCCGGACAACGTGTGCGTATTTGGTGCATTCAGCCAGCGCGGCGTGACGCGGGTCGTCGCGGGTGATGACCATGAAGCGCCATGGTTGGTTGTTCAGACCGCTTGGAGCCCACTGGCCGGCTTCGAGGATGGTGGTGATGTCTTCTCGGGAAACTGGTTCGTTCGTGTATTTACGAATGGACCGACGGGAAAAGATGGCCTCGAGAACCGGATTCTCAAATGTAATCATAATTGTGTTCTCCTTCATGATGAGTGTATGTATTTAACTTAGGAAGCGAAGACGGGCAAGTTATGTGACCAATTGGGGTCGTGCAGCGTATAGGTATGAGCAGATGAGTTGGAGCCGTATGGCTGTCAGGAAATAAATGAAAGAAATACGCGAAGCGGAAATAGTACGCGAAGTGCTTTTGGGGGATACCCAGGCATTTGGCTTGTTGGTGCGCAAATACCAAGGGCCGGTGTACAATCTCATGCTGCGCATGTCAGGCGATGCGGATATGGCAGCTGACCTCGCTCAGGAAGCCTTTACCCGTGCGTATGAGAAACTCGAGACGTTCAATCTGAGGAAACGGTTTTTTCCGTGGTTGTACTCGGTTTCTTTGAATCTGGCTCGAGACTGGCTTCGTAAGAGAGGCCGTGACATGCATGTGTTTGTCGCTGATGCGGCGGTCATGGTTCAGGCTGAGGATATAGGTTGATGTGCAGGCGGCGATACATGCCCGTCTGGATGGAGCCAAGGCG
The genomic region above belongs to uncultured Pseudodesulfovibrio sp. and contains:
- a CDS encoding flavodoxin family protein; translation: MNESVIYACSHRRGGNSDRTATLLAQGVSEAGGNAKIIYIRNHSVMACLACGYCEEAEFKEGRARCVLGQQDEAYDMFEPLLTARTAFFASPIYFYHLPSLFKTWIDRSQQFWAAKQLGEPWMAGLPKRTAHAVLHAGRPTGDTLFDGAKVTLKYFLNSFNFTLNTPTVFRGLDERNDLEQHADFEKQIVELGRTAWIAAQ
- a CDS encoding MBL fold metallo-hydrolase; this translates as MVIEVFNLGPLQTNCYVLAGDKEAVVIDPGGNPAEIVQYLKANNLKVTHILNTHLHFDHTAGNRELSEVTGAPILCCEKDADLLDSWLGKGGDMGLPPLDTYEWQDVEAGETRFAGFDCTIFHTPGHSRGSLTFYFPEAEAAFVGDLIFYRSIGRTDFPGGDLEVLKRSVTEHIFTLPPATRLLSGHGPETTVSDEKNHNPFFSEF
- a CDS encoding nitroreductase; protein product: MITFENPVLEAIFSRRSIRKYTNEPVSREDITTILEAGQWAPSGLNNQPWRFMVITRDDPRHAALAECTKYAHVVRASAACICVMLEKEAMYSEMKDHQGAGACIQNMLLAAHALGIGTVWLGQIVNDQATSLGALNLSPETYELQAVIALGHPDQKGSSTRKDLSELMLEEF
- a CDS encoding sigma-70 family RNA polymerase sigma factor gives rise to the protein MKEIREAEIVREVLLGDTQAFGLLVRKYQGPVYNLMLRMSGDADMAADLAQEAFTRAYEKLETFNLRKRFFPWLYSVSLNLARDWLRKRGRDMHVFVADAAVMVQAEDIG